From the Shewanella amazonensis SB2B genome, one window contains:
- a CDS encoding putative RNA methyltransferase encodes MEFQCPLCRQRLHFHEESRGWHCDGKHHFDKKEIGYWDFYKGNKPRNAESRQELRARQFLVTSGLFQPAVEAMVKVLQTQDCGSERNCVNLGPGHAWIGKLLAQALSEHELPLKVFSPLESENEAFAAAKSGMEAVCLTPLKSLPFADASADMVWLLDIPAKGKEWQRILKPGGLLLMLAAGPRHLWQIKEFVYEGLTEKPFVLELSGQFDLISQTPVSWTHALSVADAKVLMGMAPWAWRVKEASLKAMEKGDFSGLEMDYRIILAKKRV; translated from the coding sequence ATGGAGTTTCAGTGTCCACTTTGTCGCCAACGGCTGCACTTTCACGAAGAGTCCCGTGGATGGCATTGCGATGGCAAACATCACTTCGACAAGAAAGAAATCGGCTATTGGGATTTCTACAAGGGCAACAAACCCCGTAATGCCGAAAGCCGTCAGGAGCTGCGTGCCAGACAGTTTCTGGTGACCTCTGGCCTGTTTCAGCCAGCAGTAGAGGCCATGGTGAAGGTGCTGCAAACCCAGGACTGCGGAAGCGAGCGCAACTGCGTTAACCTGGGGCCAGGACATGCCTGGATTGGAAAGTTATTGGCGCAAGCGCTGTCTGAACATGAGTTGCCACTTAAGGTATTCAGTCCATTGGAGTCAGAAAACGAAGCTTTTGCTGCAGCCAAATCAGGAATGGAGGCCGTTTGTCTGACACCGCTCAAATCGCTGCCCTTTGCCGATGCATCAGCCGATATGGTGTGGCTTCTGGATATTCCAGCCAAAGGAAAGGAATGGCAGCGAATACTGAAACCGGGCGGATTGTTATTGATGTTGGCAGCCGGACCAAGACACCTTTGGCAAATTAAAGAATTTGTCTATGAAGGATTAACTGAAAAGCCATTTGTGTTGGAGCTTTCCGGCCAATTTGACTTGATAAGTCAAACCCCGGTTTCATGGACTCATGCCCTCAGTGTGGCTGATGCCAAGGTATTAATGGGTATGGCTCCCTGGGCCTGGCGGGTAAAAGAAGCCAGTTTAAAGGCGATGGAAAAGGGAGATTTTTCCGGATTGGAAATGGATTATCGGATCATTCTTGCCAAAAAGCGGGTATAA
- a CDS encoding Lpp/OprI family alanine-zipper lipoprotein has translation MKKVLLIAGVAMTALLGGCANTTALEESVANLSNKVDQLSADVSALKSEQGQIAADAKAAKAAAMDAQAEAKRANDRLDNVASSYKK, from the coding sequence ATGAAAAAAGTACTGCTGATCGCCGGTGTTGCCATGACTGCTCTGCTGGGTGGCTGTGCCAACACTACCGCTCTGGAAGAAAGCGTTGCCAACCTGAGCAACAAAGTAGACCAACTGTCTGCTGACGTAAGTGCTCTGAAGTCTGAGCAAGGCCAGATCGCTGCTGACGCCAAGGCTGCCAAAGCTGCCGCTATGGACGCTCAAGCTGAAGCCAAGCGTGCTAACGACCGTCTGGACAACGTAGCTTCTTCTTACAAGAAGTAA
- a CDS encoding multifunctional CCA addition/repair protein gives MKTYLVGGAVRDSLLGLDVKDRDYMVVGATVEEMLAAGYRQVGKDFPVFLHPKTQEEYALARTERKSGTGYGGFVCHASPDVTLEEDLKRRDLTINAIAMAEDGSLHDPWGGVADLEARLLRHVCEAFVEDPLRVLRVARFAARFAPQGFTVAPDTLALMRQLTESGELLYLTAERVWQELEKVLGCDSPQVFFDVLNQCGALEVLFPEIHALFGVPQPEQWHPEIDTGVHTMMVLEQAAKLTPNKQVRFAALVHDLGKGVTPKALWPKHHGHGQKGLPLIKALCDRFRVPSDYKELALWVSDEHQNIHNAFELRADTILRLFDKLDLWRKPERLPLVLDACEADIKGRTGFENNPYPQKKYLLDCYKATQKIDVREIIDAGFSGGEIKHELAKRRLSEIGLIKNSVQNQSKASSVKKSDLEA, from the coding sequence TTGAAAACTTATCTGGTAGGCGGCGCAGTTCGGGATTCACTCCTCGGTCTTGACGTCAAAGACAGAGATTATATGGTGGTTGGCGCAACCGTAGAGGAAATGCTGGCGGCCGGGTACCGCCAGGTTGGTAAAGACTTTCCGGTATTTTTGCACCCCAAAACCCAGGAAGAATATGCCCTTGCCCGCACCGAGCGAAAGAGCGGCACAGGTTACGGCGGCTTTGTCTGTCATGCGAGCCCCGATGTCACCCTCGAAGAAGACCTCAAGCGCCGGGATCTGACCATCAACGCAATCGCCATGGCTGAGGATGGCAGTCTGCATGACCCCTGGGGCGGCGTAGCCGACCTTGAAGCAAGGTTGTTACGGCATGTCTGCGAGGCTTTTGTGGAAGACCCCCTCAGGGTGCTTCGCGTTGCCCGCTTTGCCGCCCGTTTCGCGCCTCAGGGATTTACCGTCGCCCCTGACACCCTGGCACTAATGCGCCAGCTGACTGAGAGTGGTGAGCTTTTGTACCTGACCGCAGAGCGTGTCTGGCAGGAGCTGGAGAAGGTATTGGGCTGTGACAGTCCCCAGGTCTTTTTTGACGTGCTAAACCAATGTGGTGCGCTTGAGGTGCTGTTTCCGGAAATCCATGCTTTATTCGGTGTGCCTCAGCCTGAACAATGGCATCCTGAAATTGATACCGGGGTGCACACCATGATGGTGCTGGAGCAGGCAGCCAAACTCACACCCAATAAGCAAGTCAGGTTTGCTGCCCTGGTACATGATCTTGGCAAGGGCGTCACCCCAAAGGCACTTTGGCCCAAACACCATGGCCACGGTCAAAAGGGATTACCCCTCATCAAAGCACTCTGTGACAGATTTAGAGTGCCCTCGGACTATAAAGAGCTGGCGCTTTGGGTGAGCGACGAACATCAGAATATTCACAATGCGTTTGAGCTCAGGGCCGACACTATTCTAAGACTGTTTGATAAATTGGATCTCTGGCGCAAGCCTGAACGATTGCCTCTGGTATTGGATGCCTGCGAGGCCGACATTAAAGGGCGAACCGGATTCGAAAATAACCCCTATCCTCAGAAAAAATATTTATTGGACTGTTATAAAGCGACCCAAAAAATTGACGTTCGGGAAATAATTGACGCGGGTTTTTCCGGGGGTGAAATCAAACATGAATTGGCGAAACGTCGGCTTTCGGAAATAGGATTGATAAAAAACTCTGTCCAAAATCAATCAAAAGCTTCATCGGTGAAAAAATCTGACCTAGAAGCGTGA